In Carya illinoinensis cultivar Pawnee chromosome 10, C.illinoinensisPawnee_v1, whole genome shotgun sequence, one DNA window encodes the following:
- the LOC122279498 gene encoding probable leucine-rich repeat receptor-like protein kinase At1g35710: MATSTFRKVCTLLSLFLFVHHVVLSSNADSASAEEVIALLKWKNTLSNQTQSRLRLWTSLPNASANSNYSTDLCTWFGISCNPAGSVVRMNLTSFGLQGTLHGFSFLSFPNLEYLDLSMNALFGNIPPQISDLSKLIYLDLSVNLMSGKIPQEIGHLSSLAWLQLFKNRLEGHIPFSLENLRNLTFLNLWGNKLSDSIPKELGHLTSLTKLSLSQNCLEGPIL; the protein is encoded by the coding sequence ATGGCAACATCAACTTTCAGGAAAGTTTGCACCCTACTCTCCTTGTTCCTGTTTGTTCATCATGTGGTTTTATCATCAAATGCTGATTCAGCTTCTGCTGAAGAAGTTATTGCTCTTCTCAAATGGAAAAATACCCTTTCAAACCAAACTCAATCTCGCCTACGTTTATGGACTTCTCTTCCCAATGCTTCTGCAAATTCAAACTACAGTACGGATCTTTGTACTTGGTTTGGTATTTCTTGCAATCCTGCTGGAAGTGTTGTCAGAATGAACCTTACTAGCTTTGGCTTACAAGGTACACTTCatggattttcttttttgtcttttccaAATCTCGAGTATCTTGATCTCTCTATGAACGCTTTATTTGGGAACATTCCGCCTCAAATTAGCGACCTATCTAAACTCATCTATCTTGATTTGTCTGTCAACCTAATGTCAGGAAAAATCCCACAGGAAATAGGCCACCTAAGCTCTCTAGCCTGGCTTCAACTTTTCAAAAACCGTTTAGAAGGTCACATCcctttttctttggaaaatttgagaaatcttACATTTTTGAATCTTTGGGGAAATAAACTTTCTGACTCCATTCCTAAAGAACTAGGTCACCTCACTTCTCTAACCAAACTATCCCTTTCCCAAAACTGTTTAGAAGGTCCcatcctgtga